A stretch of the Streptomyces venezuelae genome encodes the following:
- the shc gene encoding squalene--hopene cyclase, which translates to MTATTDGSAGLPGGEPDSGTGAELLRDIPPGPAGSPAAPARPAGFAPVGPEAALVGEPGTADGGVAAAEPGQGRTARPVGFAPAGPGGEAGSTAVAASAGAVVRGGTDAGRTRRSPAEEAAARATEHLLARQHPDGWWKGDLQTNVTMDAEDLLLRQFLGIRDEAVTRAAARFIRGEQNEDGTWATFHGGPPELSATIEAYVALRLAGDEPDAPHMARASAWIRAHGGLAGARVFTRIWLALFGWWSWDHLPQLPPELVFLPPWVPLNIYDFGCWARQTIVPLTVVSAKRPVRPAPFPLDELHTDARNPHPAGPLAPVTSWEGAFQRMDKALHLYHKVAPRRLRKAAMDSAARWIIERQENDGCWGGIQPPAVYSLIALHLLGYDLGHPVMQAGLASLDRFAVWREDGARMIEACQSPVWDTCLAAIALADAGLRPDHPALVRAADWMLGEEIARTGDWAVQRPGLAPGGWAFEFHNDTYPDVDDTAEVVLALRRIGHPDQAGVEGAIARGVSWTLGMQSKSGAWAAFDADNTSPFPNRLPFCDFGEVIDPPSADVTAHVVEMLAAEGRAGDPRTWRGIAWLLREQESNGSWFGRWGTNYVYGTGSVVPALTAAGIPASHPAVRRAVAWLESVQNDDGGWGEDQRSYRDPARWAGRGASTPSQTAWALLALLAAGEREGKAVERGIAHLVDTQRPDGSWDEPYFTGTGFPWDFSINYHLYRLVFPLTALGRYLYGDPFETGGRAVPARPGGS; encoded by the coding sequence ATGACAGCGACGACGGACGGTTCGGCCGGCCTCCCGGGCGGCGAACCGGACAGCGGAACCGGAGCCGAGCTGCTCCGCGACATCCCGCCAGGCCCGGCCGGGAGCCCGGCGGCCCCGGCCCGGCCGGCCGGCTTCGCCCCTGTGGGGCCCGAGGCCGCCTTGGTCGGCGAGCCGGGGACTGCGGACGGCGGGGTGGCCGCGGCCGAGCCGGGGCAGGGCAGAACCGCCCGGCCCGTCGGCTTCGCCCCGGCGGGGCCCGGCGGGGAGGCCGGGTCAACGGCCGTGGCGGCGTCGGCCGGGGCCGTGGTGCGGGGCGGCACCGACGCCGGGCGGACCCGGCGCAGCCCCGCCGAGGAGGCCGCCGCCCGGGCCACCGAGCACCTGCTCGCCCGTCAGCACCCGGACGGATGGTGGAAGGGCGACCTCCAGACCAACGTCACCATGGACGCCGAAGACCTGCTGCTGAGGCAGTTCCTCGGGATCCGGGACGAGGCCGTCACCCGCGCCGCCGCCCGCTTCATCCGCGGCGAGCAGAACGAGGACGGCACCTGGGCCACCTTCCACGGCGGCCCGCCCGAACTCTCCGCCACCATCGAGGCGTACGTCGCCCTGCGGCTCGCCGGGGACGAGCCGGACGCCCCGCACATGGCCCGCGCCTCCGCCTGGATCCGGGCGCACGGGGGCCTCGCCGGCGCCCGGGTCTTCACCCGCATCTGGCTGGCCCTGTTCGGCTGGTGGAGCTGGGACCACCTGCCCCAACTGCCGCCCGAGCTGGTCTTCCTGCCCCCGTGGGTGCCGCTCAACATCTACGACTTCGGCTGCTGGGCCCGGCAGACCATCGTGCCGCTGACCGTGGTCTCGGCCAAGCGCCCGGTCCGGCCGGCCCCCTTCCCGCTCGACGAGCTGCACACCGACGCCCGCAACCCCCACCCGGCCGGACCGCTCGCCCCGGTGACCAGTTGGGAGGGCGCCTTCCAGCGCATGGACAAGGCCCTGCACCTGTACCACAAGGTGGCCCCGAGGCGGCTGCGGAAGGCGGCCATGGACTCCGCCGCCCGCTGGATCATCGAGCGGCAGGAGAACGACGGCTGCTGGGGCGGGATCCAGCCGCCCGCGGTGTACTCCCTCATCGCCCTGCACCTGCTCGGGTACGACCTCGGACATCCGGTGATGCAGGCCGGGCTGGCCTCCCTCGACCGGTTCGCCGTCTGGCGCGAGGACGGGGCCCGGATGATCGAGGCCTGCCAGTCGCCGGTGTGGGACACCTGCCTGGCCGCCATCGCCCTGGCCGATGCGGGACTGCGGCCCGACCACCCGGCGCTGGTCCGGGCCGCGGACTGGATGCTCGGCGAGGAGATCGCCCGTACCGGGGACTGGGCGGTGCAACGCCCCGGACTCGCCCCCGGCGGCTGGGCCTTCGAGTTCCACAACGACACCTACCCCGACGTCGACGACACCGCCGAGGTCGTCCTCGCCCTGCGCCGGATCGGCCATCCCGACCAGGCCGGGGTGGAGGGGGCCATCGCCCGCGGGGTGTCCTGGACCCTCGGCATGCAGTCCAAGAGCGGGGCCTGGGCCGCCTTCGACGCCGACAACACCAGCCCCTTCCCCAACCGGCTGCCGTTCTGCGATTTCGGCGAGGTCATCGACCCGCCCTCGGCCGATGTCACCGCGCACGTGGTGGAGATGCTCGCCGCCGAGGGCCGGGCGGGCGACCCCCGCACCTGGCGCGGCATCGCCTGGCTGCTCCGCGAACAGGAGTCCAACGGCTCCTGGTTCGGCCGCTGGGGCACCAACTACGTCTACGGCACCGGCTCGGTGGTGCCGGCCCTGACCGCCGCCGGGATCCCCGCCTCGCACCCGGCGGTCCGGCGGGCGGTGGCCTGGCTGGAATCCGTACAGAACGACGACGGCGGCTGGGGCGAGGACCAGCGGTCCTACCGGGACCCGGCCCGGTGGGCCGGCCGCGGTGCCTCCACCCCCTCGCAGACCGCCTGGGCCCTGCTCGCCCTGCTCGCGGCCGGCGAACGCGAGGGCAAGGCGGTGGAGCGCGGCATCGCCCACCTGGTGGACACCCAGCGGCCGGACGGCAGCTGGGACGAGCCGTACTTCACCGGCACCGGATTCCCCTGGGACTTCTCCATCAACTACCACCTGTACCGGCTGGTGTTCCCGCTCACCGCCCTCGGCCGGTACCTGTACGGGGACCCGTTCGAGACCGGCGGCCGGGCCGTACCGGCCCGGCCCGGAGGCAGCTGA
- the hpnD gene encoding presqualene diphosphate synthase HpnD produces the protein MSPTVEGPSHATVPTAPVLAAYSYCEAVTGAQARNFAYGIRLLPTDKRQAMSALYAFSRRVDDIGDGTLPPEAKLTRLEETRAVLGRIREGAVAEDDTDPVAVALAHASRRFPIPLEGLDELIDGVLMDVRGESYETWDDLKAYCRCVAGAIGRLSLGVFGTVNSTGLGAHEAARAPEYADTLGLALQLTNILRDVREDAGNGRTYLPAEDLAKFGCAEGFGSGRAPAGSDFPGLVHHEVRRARALFVEGYRLLPMLDRRSGACVAAMAGIYRRLLDRIEREPYAVLRGRVSLPAREKAYVAVRGLSGLDARTVSRQSTRRRPL, from the coding sequence GTGAGCCCGACCGTGGAGGGCCCCTCGCACGCCACCGTCCCCACCGCGCCGGTACTCGCCGCCTACAGCTACTGCGAGGCCGTCACCGGCGCGCAGGCGCGGAACTTCGCGTACGGCATCAGGCTGCTGCCGACCGACAAGCGGCAGGCGATGTCGGCGCTGTACGCGTTCTCCCGGCGCGTCGACGACATCGGCGACGGCACGCTCCCGCCCGAGGCCAAGCTGACCCGGCTGGAGGAGACCCGGGCGGTGCTCGGCCGGATCCGCGAGGGTGCCGTGGCGGAAGACGACACCGACCCGGTCGCCGTCGCCCTCGCCCACGCCTCCCGCCGCTTCCCGATCCCCCTCGAAGGCCTCGACGAACTGATCGACGGAGTCCTGATGGACGTCCGCGGCGAGAGCTACGAGACCTGGGACGACCTCAAGGCCTACTGCCGGTGCGTGGCCGGGGCCATCGGCCGGCTCTCGCTCGGCGTGTTCGGCACCGTGAACTCCACGGGCCTCGGCGCGCACGAGGCGGCACGCGCCCCCGAATACGCCGACACGCTGGGCCTCGCCCTCCAACTCACCAACATCCTCCGCGACGTCCGCGAGGACGCCGGCAACGGCCGTACCTACCTGCCCGCCGAGGACCTCGCCAAGTTCGGCTGCGCCGAGGGCTTCGGATCCGGCCGGGCCCCCGCCGGATCCGACTTCCCCGGCCTGGTCCACCACGAAGTCCGGCGCGCCCGGGCCCTGTTCGTCGAGGGCTACCGGCTGCTGCCGATGCTCGACCGGCGCAGCGGCGCCTGCGTGGCCGCCATGGCCGGGATCTACCGCCGCCTGCTGGACCGCATCGAACGCGAACCGTACGCCGTGCTGCGCGGGCGCGTCTCGCTCCCGGCCCGCGAGAAGGCGTACGTCGCGGTCCGGGGCCTCTCCGGACTCGACGCGCGCACCGTCTCCCGCCAGAGCACCAGAAGGCGGCCCCTGTGA
- a CDS encoding glycosyltransferase family 2 protein, translating to MRLGAVVITMGTRPAELKALLDSVARQDGDPIEVVVVCQGVKLDGLPELPGGLRTVELPENVGIPAGRNVGIEAFGPGGRDVDALLFLDDDGLLERTDTAELSRQAFAADPGLGIISFRIADPETGSTQRRHVPRLGRSDPMRSSRVTTFLGGANVVRTAVFQQVGGLPDEFFYAHEETDLAWRALDAGWMVDYRADMVLLHPATSPSRHTEYHRLVARNRVWLARRNLPVLLIPLYLAVWVVLTLLRRPARTALQAWIGGFREGWKNSGGPRRPIKWRTVWLLTRLGRPPVV from the coding sequence ATGCGGCTGGGCGCCGTCGTCATCACCATGGGCACCCGGCCCGCGGAGCTCAAGGCGCTCCTGGACTCGGTGGCCCGGCAGGACGGGGACCCGATCGAGGTGGTCGTGGTCTGCCAGGGCGTGAAGCTGGACGGGCTGCCCGAGCTGCCCGGCGGACTCCGTACGGTCGAGCTCCCGGAGAACGTGGGCATCCCGGCCGGCCGGAACGTGGGCATCGAGGCCTTCGGTCCCGGTGGCCGCGATGTGGACGCCCTGCTGTTCCTGGACGACGACGGGCTGCTGGAGCGCACCGACACCGCCGAGCTCAGCCGGCAGGCCTTCGCCGCCGACCCCGGGCTCGGGATCATCAGCTTCCGGATCGCCGATCCGGAGACGGGCTCCACCCAGCGCCGGCACGTCCCGCGGCTGGGCCGCTCCGACCCGATGCGCTCCTCCCGGGTCACCACCTTCCTGGGCGGCGCCAACGTCGTCCGGACCGCGGTGTTCCAGCAGGTCGGAGGCCTGCCGGACGAGTTCTTCTACGCCCACGAGGAGACCGACCTGGCCTGGCGGGCCCTGGACGCCGGCTGGATGGTCGACTACCGGGCCGACATGGTGCTGCTGCACCCGGCCACCTCGCCCTCCCGGCACACGGAGTACCACCGGCTGGTGGCCCGCAACCGGGTGTGGCTGGCCCGCCGCAACCTGCCGGTCCTCCTGATCCCGCTGTACCTCGCCGTGTGGGTGGTGCTCACCCTGCTCCGCCGTCCCGCCAGGACGGCGCTGCAGGCCTGGATCGGCGGCTTCCGGGAAGGCTGGAAGAATTCCGGTGGCCCCCGGCGTCCGATCAAGTGGCGCACCGTATGGCTGCTGACCCGGCTGGGCCGACCGCCCGTCGTCTGA
- a CDS encoding CDP-alcohol phosphatidyltransferase family protein gives MPKPSVAELRPVVHPAGVKDRRSGEHWGGRLYMREVSLRITRLLAGTKVTPNQLTYLMTLAGVLAAPALLVPGIWGAVLGVVFVQLYLLLDCVDGELARWKKQYSLSGVYLDRVGAYLCDAAVLVGFGLRAADLWGTGRVDWLWAFLGTLAALGAILIKAETDLVGVARAQGGLPPVQEAAAEPRSSGMALARRAAAALKFHRLILGIEASLLILVLAVLDQMRGDLYWSRLGVAVLAGIALLQTVLHLVSVLASSRLK, from the coding sequence ATGCCAAAACCATCAGTAGCTGAACTCCGTCCCGTCGTTCACCCCGCGGGCGTGAAGGACCGGCGCAGTGGCGAGCACTGGGGCGGGCGCCTGTACATGCGCGAGGTCTCCCTGCGGATCACCCGCCTGCTGGCGGGCACCAAGGTCACGCCCAACCAGCTGACCTACCTGATGACCCTGGCCGGTGTGCTGGCCGCCCCGGCCCTGCTGGTGCCGGGCATCTGGGGTGCCGTGCTCGGCGTGGTCTTCGTCCAGCTCTACCTGCTGCTCGACTGCGTCGACGGGGAGCTCGCCCGCTGGAAGAAGCAGTACTCGCTGTCCGGGGTGTACCTGGACCGGGTCGGCGCCTACCTCTGTGACGCGGCGGTGCTGGTCGGCTTCGGCCTGCGGGCCGCCGACCTGTGGGGCACCGGCCGGGTGGACTGGCTGTGGGCCTTCCTGGGCACCCTCGCGGCGCTCGGCGCGATCCTGATCAAGGCCGAGACCGACCTCGTCGGTGTCGCCCGGGCCCAGGGCGGGCTGCCGCCGGTCCAGGAAGCCGCCGCCGAGCCGCGCTCCTCCGGCATGGCGCTGGCCCGCCGGGCCGCCGCCGCGCTCAAGTTCCACCGGCTGATCCTCGGTATCGAGGCCTCCCTGCTGATCCTGGTGCTGGCCGTCCTGGACCAGATGCGCGGCGACCTGTACTGGTCGCGGCTCGGCGTCGCCGTCCTCGCGGGCATCGCGCTGCTCCAGACCGTGCTGCACCTGGTGTCCGTCCTCGCCTCCAGCAGGCTCAAGTGA
- a CDS encoding polyprenyl synthetase family protein → MTLTSTTGTARTGTRGEPVNPGNHTGNVEKADTLALLERGRTLSTPVLRAAVDRLAPPMDTVAAYHFGWIDAQGNPADGDGGKAVRPALALLSAEAAGAPAEVGIPGAVAVELVHNFSLLHDDLMDGDEQRRHRDTVWKVHGPAQAILVGDALFALANEVLLELGTVEAGRATRRLTTASRKLIDGQAQDISYEHRESVTVEECLEMEGNKTGALLACAVSIGAVLGGADDRTADKLEEYGYHLGLAFQAIDDLLGIWGDPDSTGKQTWSDLRQRKKSLPVVAALAAGGPASAELAELLAADAKSSDFANFSEEEFAHRAALIEQAGGRTWTAEEARRQHAVAVQALSEVDMPQRVREQLVALADFVVVRKR, encoded by the coding sequence ATGACCCTCACCAGCACCACCGGCACAGCACGTACAGGAACCAGAGGAGAGCCAGTGAACCCGGGGAACCACACGGGCAACGTCGAGAAGGCGGACACGCTCGCGCTGCTGGAGCGCGGCCGTACGCTCTCGACGCCCGTGCTCCGCGCGGCCGTCGACCGGCTCGCACCGCCCATGGACACCGTCGCCGCCTATCACTTCGGCTGGATCGACGCCCAGGGCAATCCGGCGGACGGGGACGGCGGCAAGGCCGTGCGCCCCGCGCTCGCCCTGCTGTCCGCGGAGGCCGCGGGGGCCCCGGCCGAGGTCGGCATCCCCGGCGCCGTCGCCGTGGAGCTCGTACACAACTTCTCGCTGCTGCACGACGACCTGATGGACGGCGACGAGCAGCGCCGGCACCGCGACACGGTGTGGAAGGTGCACGGCCCGGCCCAGGCCATCCTGGTCGGCGACGCACTGTTCGCCCTCGCCAACGAGGTGCTGCTGGAACTCGGCACGGTCGAGGCGGGCCGCGCCACCCGCCGGCTGACCACCGCCAGCCGCAAGCTCATTGACGGGCAGGCCCAGGACATCTCCTACGAGCACCGCGAGAGCGTCACCGTCGAGGAATGCCTGGAGATGGAGGGCAACAAGACCGGTGCCCTGCTCGCCTGCGCGGTCTCCATCGGCGCGGTGCTCGGCGGCGCGGACGACCGTACCGCCGACAAGCTGGAGGAGTACGGCTACCACCTCGGCCTCGCCTTCCAGGCCATCGACGACCTGCTCGGGATCTGGGGCGACCCGGACTCCACCGGCAAGCAGACCTGGAGCGACCTGCGGCAGCGCAAGAAGTCCCTGCCCGTGGTCGCGGCCCTGGCGGCCGGCGGCCCGGCCTCGGCCGAACTGGCCGAACTGCTCGCCGCGGACGCCAAGAGCAGCGACTTCGCGAACTTCTCGGAGGAGGAGTTCGCCCACCGCGCCGCCCTGATCGAGCAGGCGGGCGGCCGGACCTGGACCGCCGAGGAGGCGCGCCGCCAGCACGCCGTCGCCGTGCAGGCCCTGAGCGAGGTGGACATGCCGCAGCGGGTCCGCGAACAGCTCGTGGCCCTGGCCGACTTCGTCGTCGTACGCAAGAGGTGA
- the hpnC gene encoding squalene synthase HpnC — MRPGADPQVPHRAHTRATLDKAAAENFPVAPAFLPRAWRDGLTAVYGYARLVDDIGDGDLAPGGHDAALLGLDPAVEDRLALLDAFEADLRRVFTGTPRHPLLQALQPVVRAHALTPEPFLGLIEANRQDQRVTRYATHQDLLAYCELSANPVGRLVLSITGTATPERIRRSDEICTALQIVEHLQDVAEDLGRDRIYLPARDMDRFHVTEADLAAPTAGAAVRSLIAYEAERARQLLDDGTPLVGSVHGRLRLLLAGFTGGGRAALRAISAAGFDVLPGPPKPTKTGLLREVAAVLRTASRKG, encoded by the coding sequence ATCCGGCCCGGCGCCGACCCGCAGGTCCCTCACCGCGCGCACACCCGAGCCACCCTCGACAAGGCCGCCGCAGAGAACTTCCCCGTGGCCCCCGCCTTCCTGCCGCGCGCCTGGCGCGACGGACTCACCGCCGTCTACGGCTACGCCCGCCTCGTCGACGACATCGGCGACGGCGACCTCGCCCCCGGCGGCCACGACGCCGCCCTCCTCGGCCTCGACCCGGCCGTCGAGGACCGGCTCGCCCTGCTCGACGCCTTCGAGGCCGACCTGCGGCGGGTCTTCACCGGCACCCCCCGCCACCCCCTGCTCCAGGCCCTGCAACCGGTGGTCCGCGCCCACGCCCTGACCCCCGAACCGTTCCTCGGCCTCATCGAGGCCAACCGGCAGGACCAGCGGGTCACCCGCTACGCCACTCACCAGGACCTGCTCGCCTACTGCGAACTCTCCGCCAACCCGGTCGGCCGCCTGGTGCTGTCGATCACCGGCACGGCCACCCCCGAGCGGATCCGCCGCTCCGACGAGATCTGCACCGCCCTGCAGATCGTCGAACACCTCCAGGACGTCGCCGAGGACCTCGGCCGCGACCGGATCTACCTGCCCGCCCGGGACATGGACCGCTTCCACGTCACCGAGGCCGACCTGGCGGCCCCGACCGCCGGCGCGGCGGTGCGCAGCCTCATCGCGTACGAGGCCGAACGCGCCCGGCAGCTGCTGGACGACGGCACCCCGCTCGTCGGCAGCGTGCACGGCAGACTCCGGCTGCTGCTCGCCGGCTTCACGGGAGGAGGGCGCGCCGCTCTGAGAGCGATCTCGGCCGCCGGTTTCGACGTACTCCCCGGACCGCCCAAGCCCACCAAGACCGGCCTGCTCCGCGAGGTGGCCGCCGTCCTGCGCACAGCATCGAGAAAGGGGTGA
- the hpnE gene encoding hydroxysqualene dehydroxylase HpnE has product MTAQNTAVVVGGGLAGVTAALELADAGLRVTLLEGRPRLGGLAFSFRRGDLTVDNGQHVYLRCCTAYRWFLDRIDGTELAPIQDRLDVPVLDVGHAKGPRLGRLRRGALPVPLHLAGALACYPHLSPAERVAVGRAALALRRLDPADPALDGIDFGTWLGRYGQSARAIEALWDLVGIATLNATADRSSLGLAAMVFKTGLLSERGAADIGWARVPLGDLHDTLARKALDAAGVRTELRTRVTAVSRTEEGNWRVDTADESLHAATVVLAVPQGEAHGLLPQGVLDDRDKLLDIDTAPILNVHVVYDRKVLRQPFFAALGSPVQWVFDRTEASGLTDGGQYLALSQSAAQQDIDEPVTVLREKYLPELERLLPAARGAKVRDFFVTRERTATFAPTPGVGRLRPAARTDAPGFYLAGSWTATGWPATMEGAVRSGITAAHAALAALGRPRENPLQEAA; this is encoded by the coding sequence ATGACCGCGCAGAACACCGCCGTGGTCGTCGGCGGCGGACTCGCCGGCGTCACCGCCGCACTCGAACTCGCCGATGCCGGCCTCCGGGTCACCCTGCTCGAGGGCCGGCCCCGGCTCGGCGGCCTCGCCTTCTCCTTCCGGCGCGGCGACCTCACCGTCGACAACGGCCAACACGTCTACCTGCGCTGCTGCACCGCCTACCGGTGGTTCCTGGACCGGATCGACGGCACCGAGCTGGCCCCGATCCAGGACCGGCTCGACGTGCCCGTGCTCGACGTGGGCCACGCCAAGGGACCCCGGCTGGGACGGCTGCGGCGCGGCGCACTCCCGGTGCCGCTGCACCTGGCCGGCGCGCTCGCCTGTTACCCGCACCTGTCGCCGGCCGAACGCGTCGCCGTCGGCCGGGCCGCCCTCGCACTGCGCCGGCTCGACCCCGCCGACCCGGCCCTGGACGGGATCGACTTCGGGACCTGGCTCGGCCGCTACGGCCAGTCCGCCCGCGCCATCGAGGCCCTCTGGGACCTCGTCGGCATCGCCACCCTCAACGCCACCGCCGACCGGTCCTCCCTGGGCCTCGCCGCCATGGTGTTCAAGACCGGCCTGCTGTCCGAACGCGGCGCCGCGGACATCGGCTGGGCCCGGGTCCCGCTCGGCGACCTCCACGACACCCTGGCCCGCAAGGCCCTGGACGCGGCCGGGGTGCGCACCGAACTGCGCACCCGGGTCACCGCCGTCTCCCGTACCGAGGAGGGGAACTGGCGGGTCGACACCGCGGACGAAAGCCTGCACGCGGCCACCGTGGTCCTCGCCGTACCCCAGGGCGAGGCCCACGGACTGCTCCCGCAGGGTGTCCTCGACGACCGCGACAAGCTCCTCGACATCGACACCGCACCCATCCTCAACGTGCACGTCGTCTACGACCGCAAGGTGCTCCGGCAGCCCTTCTTCGCAGCCCTGGGCTCCCCGGTGCAGTGGGTGTTCGACCGCACCGAGGCCTCCGGGCTCACCGACGGCGGACAGTACCTCGCCCTCTCCCAGTCGGCCGCCCAGCAGGACATCGACGAGCCCGTCACGGTGCTCCGCGAGAAGTACCTGCCCGAACTGGAGCGGCTGCTCCCGGCCGCGCGCGGCGCCAAGGTCCGCGACTTCTTCGTCACCCGGGAGCGGACGGCCACCTTCGCCCCGACCCCCGGAGTCGGACGGCTGCGGCCCGCCGCCCGCACCGACGCGCCCGGTTTCTACCTCGCGGGGTCGTGGACGGCGACCGGCTGGCCCGCGACGATGGAAGGCGCCGTCCGGAGCGGCATCACCGCGGCCCACGCCGCGCTCGCCGCACTCGGCCGCCCCCGCGAGAACCCCCTGCAGGAGGCGGCATGA
- a CDS encoding ABC transporter permease has translation MSDTTHDGALVTSTPPSADAGLSPAQLATKYGLSVSGARPGLAEYVRQIWGRRHFIMAFSRAKLMAQYSQAKLGQVWQVATPLLNAAVYWLIFGVILGAGKEMPSGTYVPFLMMGIFVFTFTQSSLMAGVRSISGNLGLVRALHFPRATLPISFSLQQLQQLMYSMIVVFIIAVSFGNYPKLSWLLVIPTLALQFVFNTGLAMIFARMGAKTPDLAQLMPFITRTWMYASGVMFPIAAYLKDKPQWISDVLLWNPAAIYMDLVRFALIDDYGSQNLPPHVWAFAVGWAVVIGLGGFIYFWKAEERYGRG, from the coding sequence GTGAGTGACACAACCCACGACGGTGCCCTCGTCACGAGCACGCCGCCGTCCGCCGACGCAGGGCTGAGCCCTGCGCAGCTCGCCACCAAGTACGGGCTCTCGGTGAGCGGGGCCCGTCCCGGGCTCGCCGAGTACGTGCGGCAGATCTGGGGCCGGCGCCACTTCATCATGGCCTTCTCGCGGGCCAAGCTGATGGCGCAGTACAGCCAGGCCAAGCTCGGCCAGGTCTGGCAGGTGGCCACCCCGCTGCTGAACGCGGCGGTCTACTGGCTGATCTTCGGGGTGATCCTCGGCGCGGGCAAGGAGATGCCCTCGGGCACCTACGTGCCGTTCCTGATGATGGGCATCTTCGTCTTCACCTTCACCCAGAGCTCCCTGATGGCGGGCGTCCGCTCGATCTCGGGGAACCTGGGGCTGGTGCGGGCCCTGCACTTCCCGCGGGCCACCCTGCCGATCTCGTTCTCGCTGCAGCAGCTCCAGCAGCTGATGTACTCGATGATCGTCGTCTTCATCATCGCGGTGTCCTTCGGCAACTACCCGAAGCTGTCCTGGCTGCTGGTCATCCCGACGCTGGCGCTCCAGTTCGTCTTCAACACCGGCCTGGCGATGATCTTCGCGCGGATGGGCGCCAAGACCCCCGACCTCGCCCAGCTGATGCCGTTCATCACCCGTACCTGGATGTACGCATCCGGCGTGATGTTCCCGATCGCGGCCTACCTCAAGGACAAGCCGCAGTGGATCAGCGACGTGCTGCTGTGGAACCCGGCGGCCATCTACATGGACCTCGTCCGGTTCGCCCTGATCGACGACTACGGTTCGCAGAACCTGCCGCCGCACGTCTGGGCCTTCGCCGTCGGCTGGGCCGTGGTGATCGGCCTCGGCGGGTTCATCTACTTCTGGAAGGCTGAGGAGCGTTACGGCCGTGGCTGA
- a CDS encoding ABC transporter ATP-binding protein: protein MADTSQGRIPTVIADDVHIVYRVNTGGGGKGAATAALSRIVRRKGDTPGVRRVHAVRGVSFTAYRGEAIGLIGSNGSGKSTLLRAIAGLLPTESGKVYTDGQPSLLGVNAALMNDLTGERNVMLGGLAMGMSREEIRERYQGIVDFSGINEKGDFISLPMRTYSSGMAARLRFSIAAAKNHDVLMIDEALATGDRKFQIRSEERIRELRKEAGTVFLVSHSNKSIRDTCDRVLWLEKGELLMDGPTEEVVAAYEKETGR, encoded by the coding sequence GTGGCTGACACTTCGCAGGGGCGGATCCCCACAGTCATCGCCGATGACGTCCACATCGTCTACCGGGTCAACACCGGTGGCGGAGGCAAGGGCGCGGCCACGGCGGCGCTCAGCAGAATAGTCCGCCGCAAGGGCGACACCCCCGGCGTCCGCCGGGTGCACGCCGTCCGCGGGGTCTCCTTCACCGCCTACCGGGGCGAGGCCATCGGCCTGATCGGCTCCAACGGCTCCGGCAAGTCCACCCTGCTGCGGGCCATCGCCGGTCTGCTGCCCACCGAGTCGGGCAAGGTCTACACCGACGGGCAGCCCTCACTGCTCGGCGTGAACGCCGCGCTGATGAACGACCTGACCGGTGAGCGCAACGTCATGCTGGGCGGCCTCGCCATGGGCATGTCCCGCGAGGAGATCCGGGAGCGCTACCAGGGCATCGTCGACTTCTCGGGCATCAACGAGAAGGGCGACTTCATCTCCCTGCCGATGCGCACCTACTCCTCCGGCATGGCGGCGCGCCTGCGGTTCTCCATCGCCGCGGCGAAGAACCACGACGTGCTGATGATCGACGAGGCGCTGGCCACCGGTGACCGCAAGTTCCAGATCCGCTCCGAGGAACGGATCCGCGAACTGCGCAAGGAAGCCGGCACCGTCTTCCTGGTCAGCCACAGCAACAAGTCGATCCGGGACACCTGCGACCGGGTCCTGTGGCTGGAAAAGGGCGAACTGCTGATGGACGGCCCCACCGAGGAAGTCGTCGCCGCGTACGAGAAGGAGACCGGCCGCTAG